From Triticum urartu cultivar G1812 chromosome 2, Tu2.1, whole genome shotgun sequence, a single genomic window includes:
- the LOC125534677 gene encoding Werner syndrome ATP-dependent helicase-like, translated as MGFITEFMEVQAHGNTKLHVIHTNDLHKAATTIEQYERHLEFERHKIVGVDVEYTNNVGEDQKQALVQLSVGKDHLVLLFQLSAADKKCTRFNNFLADPRYTFAGFSIDGDIEMLGRVGLEITHFIDIQKEWRVPTATKRLDSLGEVSGIIVHDYYNNMKKKLTNAEHQRWARMPLSMRHIEYAAKDAYAAYEIWSRLTIIQEGLRRAKLEKEQTRKRARSWGDYEY; from the coding sequence ATGGGATTCATCACGGAATTCATGGAGGTGCAGGCCCACGGCAACACCAAGTTGCACGTGATCCACACCAATGACTTGCACAAGGCTGCGACCACCATCGAGCAGTACGAGCGACACCTCGAATTCGAGCGCCACAAGATCGTCGGAGTTGATGTGGAGTACACAAACAACGTTGGCGAAGATCAGAAGCAAGCCCTCGTCCAGCTCTCCGTCGGCAAGGATCATCTGGTGTTGCTCTTCCAACTGAGCGCCGCCGACAAGAAGTGCACCAGGTTCAACAACTTCCTCGCCGACCCCAGATACACGTTTGCTGGCTTCTCCATCGACGGCGACATAGAGATGCTCGGGCGTGTCGGACTAGAGATCACCCACTTCATTGACATCCAGAAGGAATGGAGGGTGCCTACAGCTACCAAGCGTCTGGACTCCCTTGGGGAAGTCTCAGGCATCATTGTCCATGACTACTACAACAACATGAAGAAGAAGCTCACCAACGCAGAGCACCAGCGCTGGGCGCGCATGCCCCTGTCCATGAGGCACATCGAGTACGCGGCAAAAGATGCTTACGCTGCGTACGAAATATGGAGCCGCCTCACCATCATCCAGGAAGGCCTCCGCCGGGCAAAACTCGAGAAGGAGCAGACCAGGAAGCGCGCAAGGTCCTGGGGCGACTACGAGTACTGA